The Nitrobacter hamburgensis X14 genome contains the following window.
CGCCCAAACGGTTTTCAACATACGCACCGTATTGTGCAATGGCGGCGCGAGCGTCGACGATATCGGCTGCGGCCTCACAGAAGCGCTCGACCGCATGAAGGTCGGCAACCGATATCACGCGGCGCTCAACCAGAACCGGCATCACTCGCTTCCATTCCGCCTTTGCCGCTGGCGGGAAATGCTTAGGCGGTTGCGGCACCGTGCGGATCGCGTCTGCGATCGGCT
Protein-coding sequences here:
- a CDS encoding phage terminase small subunit P27 family → MKHTAGRKATPQPIADAIRTVPQPPKHFPPAAKAEWKRVMPVLVERRVISVADLHAVERFCEAAADIVDARAAIAQYGAYVENRLGELKRNPAFATLREATGESRRWAAELGLSPSSRSRAGVHEDQDADDDSPLSM